A window of Pararhodobacter sp. genomic DNA:
TCAAAGCCGACAAGATCATCCACGTTGCCCGCGAATTCGCCAGCAACGCCGAAAAGACCAACGGCAAGTCGATGGTCATCATCGGCGCGGGGATGAACCACTGGTTCAACATGGACATGAACTACCGTGCGGTCATCAACATGCTGGTGATGTGCGGTTGTGTGGGGCAATCCGGCGGCGGCTGGGCGCACTATGTGGGCCAGGAGAAACTGCGGCCACAAACCGGCTGGCAGCCTGTGGCCTTCGCGCTCGACTGGATCCGCCCACCCCGCCACATGAACTCGACCTCGGCGTGGTATGCGCACACCGACCAGTGGCGCTATGAGACGCTGACCTCGGGCGAAATCCTGTCACCGACCGCGCCAGAGGGCGATTGGGACGCCAGCCTGATCGACTACAACATCCGCGCCGAGCGGATGGGCTGGTTGCCGTCTGCACCGCAGTTGCAAACCAACCCGCTTGAAGTGGTCAAGGCCGCCAAAGCCGCGGGCAAAGAGGTTCCGGCCTATATCGCCGAGCAGCTGAAATCCGGCGCGCTGAAAATGTCGTGCGAAGACCCGGACAACCCGGCGAACTGGCCGCGCAACCTCTATGTGTGGCGCTCGAACCTGCTGGGCTCCAGCGGCAAGGGGCATGAGTATTTCCTCAAGCACCTGCTGGGCACCGATCACGGCGTGATGGGCAAGGATCTGGGCGAAGAAGGTGGGCAACTGCCCAAGGAAGCCGTCTGGCACGAAGAAGCGCCGCGCGGCAAGCTGGACCTGTTGGTCACCATCGACTTCCGCATGTCGACCACCTGCGTCTACTCGGACATCGTTCTGCCAACCGCGTCCTGGTACGAAAAGGACGATATGAACACGTCCGACATGCACCCGTTCATTCACCCGCTGCAAGCGGCCGTGGACCCGGCGTATGAGAGCAAGTCCGACTGGGAAATCTTCAAGGCGATTGCCAAGAAGGTGCAAGAGGTTGCGCCCGAGATTCTGGGCAAGGAGCAGGATGTCGTCGCACTCCCACTGCTGCACGACACACCCACCGAATTGGCGCAGGATCAGGTCAAGGACTGGAAAAAGGGCGAATGTGACCTGATTCCGGGCAAGACCGCGCCGAGCTTTGTCGTGGTCGAACGGGATTACACCGCGATCTACGATCACTTCGTCTCGGTTGGTCCGTTGCTGAACAAACTGGGCAACGGCGGCAAGGGCATCACCTGGAACACCGAGGTCGAGATCCAGAACCTCGCAGACCTCAACGGCGTTCACCTTGACGGTGCGGCAGCGGGCCGTCCAAAGATGGAAACCGCGATTGACGCCTGCGAAGTGGTGCTGATGCTGGCCCCTGAGACCAACGGCGAAGTGGCCGTGAAGGCCTGGCAGGCGCTGGAAAAAGCCACGGGGCGCGAGCATGCGCACCTGGCCGAAGGCGAGCATCACAACAAGATCCGCTTCCGGGATATCGCCGCGCAGCCGCGCAAGATCATCTCCAGCCCGACCTGGTCGGGGATCGAGAGCGAGAAGGTCAGCTATAACGCGGGCTATACCAACGTCCACGAGTTGATCCCATGGCGCACCCTGACGGGCCGTCAGCAGCTCTATCAGGATCACCTGTGGATGCGCGCCTTTGGCGAGGGCTTCATGTCGTACCGGCCTCCGGTCGATCTGAAGACGATCACCAAGGACGTGCTCGATGAGGGCGATAGCCTGGTCCTGAACTTCATCACGCCGCACCAGAAATGGGGCATTCACTCCACCTATTCCGACAACCTGTTGATGCTGACGCTCAACCGGGGCGGCCCGGTGGTCTGGCTGTCCGAGGTGGATGCGAAATCGGTCGGGATCGTCGATAACGACTGGATCGAGCTTTACAACGTGAACGGCGCGCTGACGGCGCGGGCGGTTGTCTCGCAGCGGATCAAGGAAGGCACGACCTTCATGTATCACGCCCAAGAGAAGATCGTGAACACGCCCGGCTCTGAAAAGACCGGCAATCGCGGCGGGATCCACAACTCGGTGACCCGCACGGTTCTGAAGCCAACCCATATGATCGGCGGCTATGCCCAACTGTCCTATGGCTTCAACTATTACGGAACCGTTGGCTCGAACCGTGACGAAATGGTCGTGGTTCGGAAAATGAAGAAGATCGACTGGCTCGATGATGAAGCGACCAACCTGGAGGCCGCAGAATGAAAGTCCGCGCACAAATCGGCATGGTGCTGAACCTCGACAAATGCATCGGGTGTCACACCTGCTCTGTCACCTGCAAGAACGTCTGGACCACCCGCGAAGGGGTCGAATACGCCTGGTTCAACAACGTTGAAACCAAGCCGGGCCTTGGCTATCCAACCGATTGGGAAAACCAGAAACGGTGGAATGGCGGCTGGCAGCGCACCAAATCCGGCAAGTTGCAGCCCAAGCAGGGCGGCAAATTCCGGATCCTGGCCAATATCTTCGGCAACCCGGATCTGCCCGAGATCGACGACTACTATGAGCCGTTCGATTTCGACCACGACCACCTGAAATCCGCGCCGGAAATGAAGGCCTTCCCGACCGCTCGCCCCTATTCCAAGATCACCGGCGATCGGATCGAGAAGATCGAGAAAGGCCCGAACTGGGAGGAAATCCTGGGCGGTGAATTCGCAAAGCGGTCGGAGGATTACAACTTCGAGGGCATTCAGAAACAGATGTATGGTGAATACGAAAACACCTTCATGATGTATCTGCCCCGCCTGTGCGAGCATTGCCTCAACCCGGCCTGCGCCGCGTCGTGCCCCTCGGGCGCGATCTACAAGCGCGAGGAGGACGGGATCGTCCTGATCGACCAGGAGAAATGCCGTGGCTGGCGGATGTGTGTGTCCGGCTGCCCCTACAAGAAGGTCTATTACAACTGGTCAACCGGCAAATCCGAGAAATGCACGCTGTGCTATCCGCGCATCGAATCGGGTCAGCCGACGGTCTGTTCCGAGACCTGCGTGGGTCGTATCCGCTATATCGGCGTCATCCTGTACGATGCCGACATGATCGAGGCCGCCGCCAATACGCCGGATGAAAAGGACCTCTATGACGCTCAGCTGAAGGTGTTCCTGGACCCCAAGGACCCCGAAGTGATCGCCGCCGCGCGTCGCGATGGCATCCCCGAGGACTGGATCAAGGCGGCGCGCGAAAGCCCGATCTGGAAGATGGCGATGGACTGGAAAGTGGCCTTCCCGCTGCACCCAGAGTATCGCACGCTGCCGATGGTCTGGTATATCCCGCCGCTCTCGCCGATCCAGAACGCCGCCGAGGCGGGTCAGATTGGCGTCAACGGCGACATGCCCGACGTTCGGTCGCTGCGCATTCCGGTGCGCTACCTCGCCAACCTGTTGACCGCCGGCAAGGAAGAGCCCGTCGTCACCGCGTTGGAGCGGATGCTGGCGATGCGGTCTTACATGCGGGCCAAAACCGTGGATGGCGTGATCGACGAGGGCCTCGCGACCCGCGTGGGCCTGACCGGGGTGATGATCGAAGATATGTACAAGATCATGGCCTTGGCAGATTACGAGGATCGCTTTGTCATCCCGACCACGCACCGCGAGCAGGTCGAAGACGCCTATGACATCAAGTCGGGCTGCGGCTTTACCGATGGCAATGGGTGTTCGACGGGCATCAGCAAAGGCAACCTGTTCGGCGGCAAGAAACGGCCGTTGAAAATGCCGCAGGGGGTGATGTGATGGCTCTGGAGTTTGACCGTACCCTCAAGGCCCTGTCACTGGTCCTCAGCTATCCCAGCACCGAGTTGCAAGGGGCAATGCCGGAAATCGGCGGGGTCCTGGCGGCGGATAACCGCTTGACCGCCGCTGCCCGGCGCGCCTTGCGGCCGTTGGTCGAAACGCTGCGCGATACGGATATCTTCGAGCTGCAAGAGACCTTCGTTGGCCTTTTCGACCGCTCGCGCACCTTGTCGCTCAACCTGTTCGAGCACGTTCACGGCGAAAGCCGTGATCGTGGCGGCGCGATGGTCAGCCTGCTGGAAAGCTATCGCGAGGCCGGGTTCGAACCGGCCACCAGCGAATTGCCGGATCACCTGCCGGTTCTGCTGGAGTTCCTCGCAACCCGTCCGCAGGCCGAAGCCACCGAAGTTCTGGCCGACGCGGCGCATATCTTCGAGGCCCTGGCGACCCGGTTGGAGCGCCGTGAAAGCGTCTATGGCGCGGTGTTTGCGGCGCTCTTGCAGCTGTCAGGTGCCAAGCCGGACGCAGAAATCGTGGCCGAGCTTCTGGAACAGCCCGAGGATGACCCCAATGACCTGGAGGCCCTGGATGCGGTCTGGCAGGAAAGCGAAGTCACCTTCGGTCCTGATCCGAACGCCGGCTGCCCGGTGGGCCGCGACATGCTGGCCCGGATGGATATGCCCGCCCCCAAAACCTCAGACTTAGCTGCGGAATGACAGGAGACAGAGATGCATAACTTCTTTTTTTGGTATCTACCCCTACATCGCCCTGACGGTCCTGTTGATTGGCAGCATTGCGCGCTATGAAACCGAACCGTTCACCTGGAAGTCCTCGTCCTCGCAAATGCTGCGACGCAAGCAGTTGATCATGGGATCGGTCCTGTTCCACGTCGGCGTGTTGGTGATCTTCTTCGGTCACCTTGTTGGTCTGCTGACCCCGATCTGGTTCTTTGACGTGCTGGGCATCAGCCACGGCGCCAAGCAGATTCTGGCAGTGGTTGCTGGCGGTATCGCGGGCGTCATGGCGCTGGTGGGCGGTGGAATGTTGTTCCATCGTCGCTGGGTTGATCCGCGGATCCGCAAGACCTCCAGCTTTGCCGATATCGCCATTCTGGCGCTGTTGTTGGTGCAGTTGATCCTGGGGCTGATGACGGTGTTCATCTCGCTTCAGCATCTGGACGGGCATGAAATGACCAAGTTCATGACCTGGGCGCAGATGATTTTCACCTTCCGGTCGGGTGCTGCTGCACAGATCGCGGATGTGTCGATCATCTTCAAACTGCACCTGTTCCTCGGGTTGACGATCTTCATCTTGTTCCCGTTCACGCGCCTTGTGCACATGATCTCGGGACTGGCAGCGCCGATCCGCTATATCTTGCGTCCAGGATATCAGCTTGTGCGCTCGCGTAAGCACCCGGCGGAGTAAGCAGCATGAACAAACCGCTGTTCCCTGAAGTGGTGGTGAATGGCACGCCGATATCGTCGCTTGCGATATCGGCGGAGGCCCAGAACCACCCCGCGCCCAAGGGGAAACCCGGCGTGGCGTGGAAATCGGCCGCCCGCGCTCTGGTCCTGCGCCAGCTCTTGCTGGACGAGGCCTCGCGCCAAGGCCTGACGCCCGATCCGGCCGAGGTTGCCCCCGGCAAGTTCGAAACCCCGGAAGAGGCGCTGATCCGTGCCGTGACCGA
This region includes:
- a CDS encoding nitrate reductase subunit alpha, with the translated sequence MSHLLDRLNFFQSKELDTFSNGHGQTTRENRDWEDTYRKRWQHDKIVRSTHGVNCTGSCSWKIYVKSGIVTWETQQTDYPRTRPDLPNHEPRGCARGASYSWYLYSANRVKNPLVRGRLMKVWRRMRETMSPIAAWTAIQNDPILRESYVKTRGKGGFVRATWDEATEITAAANAYTVKTYGPDRVFGFSPIPAMSMISYAAGSRYLSLLGGVCMSFYDWYCDLPPASPQTWGEQTDVPESADWYNSGYLLLWGSNVPQTRTPDAHFYTEARYKGTKSAVICPDYSEAAKFGDVWLNAKQGTDAALGMAFGHVILREFHLNRQVPYFDDYTRKYSDFPMLVKLEEKDGRLIPGRFLRADDLDGKLGETNNPDWKTVAWDETSNGLVAPNGSIGYRWGQEGEWNLEERAGKADTRLKMSLVDDADHDAVVEVDFPYFGGQAVGQFATDATHPDVLPRNIAVKKIQTAEGEIQVATVFDLFCANYGLDQGLGGDWVSNDFGDDLPGTPKWAEKITGVKADKIIHVAREFASNAEKTNGKSMVIIGAGMNHWFNMDMNYRAVINMLVMCGCVGQSGGGWAHYVGQEKLRPQTGWQPVAFALDWIRPPRHMNSTSAWYAHTDQWRYETLTSGEILSPTAPEGDWDASLIDYNIRAERMGWLPSAPQLQTNPLEVVKAAKAAGKEVPAYIAEQLKSGALKMSCEDPDNPANWPRNLYVWRSNLLGSSGKGHEYFLKHLLGTDHGVMGKDLGEEGGQLPKEAVWHEEAPRGKLDLLVTIDFRMSTTCVYSDIVLPTASWYEKDDMNTSDMHPFIHPLQAAVDPAYESKSDWEIFKAIAKKVQEVAPEILGKEQDVVALPLLHDTPTELAQDQVKDWKKGECDLIPGKTAPSFVVVERDYTAIYDHFVSVGPLLNKLGNGGKGITWNTEVEIQNLADLNGVHLDGAAAGRPKMETAIDACEVVLMLAPETNGEVAVKAWQALEKATGREHAHLAEGEHHNKIRFRDIAAQPRKIISSPTWSGIESEKVSYNAGYTNVHELIPWRTLTGRQQLYQDHLWMRAFGEGFMSYRPPVDLKTITKDVLDEGDSLVLNFITPHQKWGIHSTYSDNLLMLTLNRGGPVVWLSEVDAKSVGIVDNDWIELYNVNGALTARAVVSQRIKEGTTFMYHAQEKIVNTPGSEKTGNRGGIHNSVTRTVLKPTHMIGGYAQLSYGFNYYGTVGSNRDEMVVVRKMKKIDWLDDEATNLEAAE
- the narH gene encoding nitrate reductase subunit beta, whose translation is MKVRAQIGMVLNLDKCIGCHTCSVTCKNVWTTREGVEYAWFNNVETKPGLGYPTDWENQKRWNGGWQRTKSGKLQPKQGGKFRILANIFGNPDLPEIDDYYEPFDFDHDHLKSAPEMKAFPTARPYSKITGDRIEKIEKGPNWEEILGGEFAKRSEDYNFEGIQKQMYGEYENTFMMYLPRLCEHCLNPACAASCPSGAIYKREEDGIVLIDQEKCRGWRMCVSGCPYKKVYYNWSTGKSEKCTLCYPRIESGQPTVCSETCVGRIRYIGVILYDADMIEAAANTPDEKDLYDAQLKVFLDPKDPEVIAAARRDGIPEDWIKAARESPIWKMAMDWKVAFPLHPEYRTLPMVWYIPPLSPIQNAAEAGQIGVNGDMPDVRSLRIPVRYLANLLTAGKEEPVVTALERMLAMRSYMRAKTVDGVIDEGLATRVGLTGVMIEDMYKIMALADYEDRFVIPTTHREQVEDAYDIKSGCGFTDGNGCSTGISKGNLFGGKKRPLKMPQGVM
- the narJ gene encoding nitrate reductase molybdenum cofactor assembly chaperone, producing the protein MALEFDRTLKALSLVLSYPSTELQGAMPEIGGVLAADNRLTAAARRALRPLVETLRDTDIFELQETFVGLFDRSRTLSLNLFEHVHGESRDRGGAMVSLLESYREAGFEPATSELPDHLPVLLEFLATRPQAEATEVLADAAHIFEALATRLERRESVYGAVFAALLQLSGAKPDAEIVAELLEQPEDDPNDLEALDAVWQESEVTFGPDPNAGCPVGRDMLARMDMPAPKTSDLAAE
- the narI gene encoding respiratory nitrate reductase subunit gamma, which encodes MIGSIARYETEPFTWKSSSSQMLRRKQLIMGSVLFHVGVLVIFFGHLVGLLTPIWFFDVLGISHGAKQILAVVAGGIAGVMALVGGGMLFHRRWVDPRIRKTSSFADIAILALLLVQLILGLMTVFISLQHLDGHEMTKFMTWAQMIFTFRSGAAAQIADVSIIFKLHLFLGLTIFILFPFTRLVHMISGLAAPIRYILRPGYQLVRSRKHPAE